The following coding sequences lie in one Pseudomonas svalbardensis genomic window:
- the pnp gene encoding polyribonucleotide nucleotidyltransferase — protein sequence MNPVIKKFQFGQSTVTLETGRIARQASGAVLVTVDDDVSVLVTVVGAKQADPGKGFFPLSVHYQEKTYAAGKIPGGFFKREGRPSEKETLTSRLIDRPIRPLFPEGFMNEVQVVCTVVSTSKKTDPDIAAMIGTSAALAISGIPFDGPIGAARVAFHESTGYLLNPTYEQQKASSLDMVVAGTSEAVLMVESEAKELTEDQMLGAVLFAHDEFQVVINAVKELAAEAAKPTWTWAPQPEATALLGAIRAEFGDAISQAYTITIKADRYARLGELKDQVVAKLSGEEGQPSSSEVKAAFGEIEYRTVRENIVNGKPRIDGRDTKTVRPLNIEVGVLPKTHGSALFTRGETQALVVATLGTARDAQLLDTLEGEKKDPFMLHYNFPPFSVGECGRMGGAGRREIGHGRLARRSIAAMLPAADVFPYTIRVVSEITESNGSSSMASVCGASLALMDAGVPMKAPVAGIAMGLVKEGEKFAILTDILGDEDHLGDMDFKVAGTAKGVTALQMDIKIKGITEEIMEIALGQALEARLNILGQMNQIIGQSRTELSENAPTMIAMKIDTDKIRDVIGKGGATIRAICEETKASIDIEDDGSIKIFGETKEAAEAARQRVLGITAEAEIGKIYVGKVERIVDFGAFVNILPGKDGLVHISMLSDARVEKVTDILKEGQEVEVLVLDVDNRGRIKLSIKDVAAAKASGV from the coding sequence GTGAACCCGGTAATCAAAAAATTCCAGTTCGGTCAGTCGACCGTTACCCTCGAGACTGGCCGTATCGCCCGTCAGGCCTCCGGCGCAGTATTGGTCACCGTTGACGACGACGTCAGCGTATTGGTGACTGTGGTCGGCGCCAAGCAAGCTGATCCAGGCAAGGGCTTCTTCCCTCTGTCTGTTCACTACCAGGAAAAAACTTACGCTGCCGGTAAGATCCCTGGCGGTTTCTTCAAGCGTGAAGGCCGTCCTTCCGAGAAAGAAACCCTGACTTCCCGACTGATCGACCGTCCGATCCGTCCGCTGTTCCCAGAAGGCTTCATGAACGAAGTGCAGGTTGTCTGCACCGTCGTTTCCACCAGCAAGAAGACCGATCCGGACATCGCTGCGATGATCGGTACCTCGGCTGCGCTGGCCATTTCCGGCATTCCTTTTGATGGCCCGATCGGCGCTGCCCGCGTTGCGTTCCACGAAAGCACCGGCTACCTGCTGAACCCGACTTACGAACAACAGAAAGCTTCGAGCCTGGACATGGTCGTTGCCGGTACTTCGGAAGCCGTGTTGATGGTTGAATCGGAAGCCAAAGAGCTGACTGAAGACCAGATGCTGGGCGCGGTACTGTTTGCTCACGACGAGTTCCAGGTGGTGATCAACGCCGTTAAAGAACTGGCTGCCGAAGCTGCCAAGCCAACCTGGACCTGGGCTCCTCAACCAGAAGCCACCGCTCTGCTGGGCGCTATCCGTGCCGAGTTCGGCGACGCGATCTCCCAGGCTTACACCATCACCATCAAGGCCGACCGTTACGCTCGTCTGGGCGAACTGAAAGACCAGGTGGTTGCCAAGCTGTCCGGTGAAGAAGGTCAGCCTTCCTCCAGCGAAGTCAAAGCGGCTTTCGGCGAAATCGAATACCGCACCGTTCGCGAAAACATCGTAAACGGCAAACCACGTATCGACGGTCGCGACACCAAGACCGTACGTCCTTTGAACATCGAAGTCGGTGTTCTGCCGAAGACCCACGGTTCGGCGTTGTTCACCCGTGGCGAAACCCAGGCTCTGGTCGTTGCAACACTGGGCACCGCCCGTGATGCACAGCTGTTGGACACCCTGGAAGGCGAGAAAAAAGACCCGTTCATGCTGCACTACAACTTCCCTCCGTTCTCGGTAGGTGAGTGTGGTCGCATGGGTGGTGCTGGTCGTCGCGAAATCGGTCATGGCCGTCTGGCCCGTCGTTCGATTGCAGCCATGCTGCCTGCCGCTGACGTGTTCCCGTACACCATCCGTGTTGTGTCGGAAATCACCGAATCCAACGGTTCGAGCTCCATGGCTTCGGTCTGCGGCGCTTCCCTGGCTCTGATGGATGCCGGCGTTCCGATGAAGGCACCGGTTGCCGGTATCGCCATGGGGCTGGTTAAAGAAGGCGAGAAATTCGCCATCCTGACCGACATCCTGGGTGACGAAGACCACCTCGGCGACATGGACTTCAAAGTAGCCGGTACCGCCAAAGGTGTTACCGCGCTGCAGATGGACATCAAGATCAAGGGCATCACCGAAGAAATCATGGAAATCGCTCTGGGCCAAGCCCTGGAAGCGCGCCTGAACATCCTCGGTCAGATGAACCAGATCATTGGCCAGTCGCGTACCGAACTGTCGGAAAACGCTCCGACCATGATCGCGATGAAAATCGACACCGACAAAATCCGTGATGTCATCGGTAAAGGCGGCGCGACCATTCGTGCGATCTGTGAAGAGACCAAGGCTTCGATCGATATCGAAGACGACGGCTCGATCAAGATCTTCGGCGAAACCAAGGAAGCGGCTGAAGCAGCACGTCAGCGCGTTCTGGGCATCACCGCAGAAGCTGAAATCGGCAAGATCTACGTTGGTAAGGTTGAGCGCATCGTCGACTTCGGCGCATTCGTCAACATCCTGCCTGGCAAGGACGGTCTGGTTCACATCTCGATGCTGAGCGACGCTCGCGTAGAGAAAGTGACCGACATCCTGAAAGAAGGCCAGGAAGTGGAAGTACTGGTACTGGACGTGGACAACCGCGGCCGTATCAAGCTGTCCATCAAAGACGTAGCAGCAGCCAAGGCTTCGGGTGTTTAA
- a CDS encoding DUF6388 family protein has product MTVKELTQEARHAEALKKYLLESPQLAEEIKDLPADDQKDQIQWAFEDEAESQGLQPWELTLKYTSTPEEFEAARLVLHKEAAEVLGVEWEEYCEMNNLVV; this is encoded by the coding sequence ATGACCGTTAAAGAATTGACCCAAGAAGCCAGACACGCAGAAGCGCTGAAGAAGTACTTGCTGGAATCGCCCCAGCTAGCTGAAGAGATCAAGGACTTGCCAGCCGATGATCAGAAAGACCAGATCCAGTGGGCGTTCGAGGATGAGGCAGAGTCTCAGGGCTTGCAGCCGTGGGAGCTGACGCTCAAGTACACCTCAACCCCTGAAGAGTTCGAGGCTGCGCGCCTTGTTCTGCACAAGGAGGCTGCCGAGGTGTTGGGCGTCGAGTGGGAAGAGTACTGCGAGATGAATAATCTGGTGGTCTGA
- the nadC gene encoding carboxylating nicotinate-nucleotide diphosphorylase encodes MPNLRLADLTAEIEANVRRALLEDIGSGDITAQLIPAERLAKATIITRDAAVICGTAWVDAVFRQLDPRVAVHWQVRDGERVKPNQVLFHLEGPARSLLTGERSALNFLQLLSGVATRAQYLADYVAETQVKLLDTRKTLPGLRLAQKYAVTCGGCHNHRIGLYDAFLIKENHIAACGGIPEAIKAAHKIAPGKPVEIEVESLEELKEALAAGANIIMLDELSLDDMREAVRLNGGKAKLEASGGINESTLLPIAETGVDYISIGAMTKDVKAVDLSMRLSL; translated from the coding sequence ATGCCGAATCTACGTCTCGCCGATTTGACCGCCGAAATCGAAGCCAACGTGCGCCGTGCGTTGCTCGAAGACATCGGCAGCGGCGACATCACCGCTCAGCTGATCCCGGCCGAACGCCTGGCCAAAGCCACGATCATCACCCGCGACGCTGCCGTCATCTGCGGCACAGCCTGGGTTGATGCAGTGTTTCGGCAGCTGGATCCACGTGTTGCGGTGCACTGGCAGGTGCGCGATGGCGAGCGGGTGAAACCCAATCAGGTGCTGTTCCACCTCGAAGGCCCGGCGCGCTCGCTACTGACGGGCGAACGCAGTGCACTAAACTTCCTGCAGTTGCTTTCTGGCGTGGCCACGCGTGCGCAGTACCTGGCGGATTACGTTGCCGAGACTCAGGTGAAGTTGCTCGACACCCGTAAAACCTTGCCGGGGCTGCGTCTGGCGCAGAAGTACGCCGTGACCTGCGGCGGGTGCCATAACCACCGCATCGGCCTGTACGACGCCTTCCTGATCAAGGAAAACCATATTGCCGCCTGCGGTGGCATCCCGGAGGCCATCAAAGCCGCGCACAAGATTGCCCCGGGCAAACCGGTGGAGATCGAAGTGGAAAGCCTGGAGGAGCTGAAGGAAGCCCTGGCGGCCGGTGCCAACATCATCATGCTCGATGAATTGAGTCTGGATGATATGCGCGAAGCCGTGCGCCTGAACGGCGGCAAGGCGAAACTGGAGGCCAGCGGCGGTATCAACGAAAGCACGCTACTACCAATCGCCGAAACCGGGGTGGATTACATCTCGATTGGTGCGATGACCAAGGATGTGAAGGCTGTCGATCTGTCGATGCGCCTGAGCCTTTGA
- a CDS encoding DUF1631 domain-containing protein produces the protein MHNDGNVVPLHKVATDQATHSPLARLPVILLQVRDKAAQQLRRGLQELFDNADDTLFEMADRARNDVEQNIFFEAMRDLRLKRKNIERGFLEQFFEAFVSLTQYDITQSASPQSLAFDTSVALPNDDVERSVAVEAMVSKVLNRDGFALEQLTARLSALLGRELLDRHNPMGPAMLCEYFLQAGRNLGVEIKVKLIILKLFERYVLRDASQLYAEANQLLAATGVLPDLKPAPARRATDRAAAGVATDPAQASTRVGGPPIDDSVQEVFAALQELLFHVRGSVAPTLEASARTQPISTRDLMRLLSHLQQYVPAPAAQDDFDLRNQLEQLLTRVSVKSGKSRVVGVADEDVINLIAMLFECILDDRNLPDSLKALIGRLQIPMLKVAVLDKSFFSRSSHPARRLLNEIATAAMGWGECDDHERDSLYLRIEQVVQRLLNDFVDDPAIFSELLADFLAFTSDERRRSELLEQRTRDAEEGRARTELARQSVEQVLNQALLGKVLPQRVVVFVQEAWSQVLLLTCLKHGDQSAEWHADVQSMEQLIWSVQRHDESDASLRLLALVPGLLKSLRDGLSSSAFDPFATSEFFSELEALHVQLFERPGQKLEQSVDTPVMVEVLQGIVLRTADEGPVDTPSVRLPEDDAGLLQVDQLRLGCWVEFQEDEENTLRCKLAAIIEAAGKYIFVNRTGMKVLERSRTGLALEFRRGAVRALDDTLLFDRALESVIGNLRRLNRGK, from the coding sequence ATGCACAACGACGGGAATGTAGTGCCTTTGCACAAGGTTGCTACCGACCAGGCGACTCACTCGCCGCTCGCCCGCCTGCCTGTGATTCTGCTTCAGGTTCGCGACAAGGCCGCCCAACAGCTCAGGCGTGGTTTGCAGGAACTGTTCGATAACGCCGACGACACGCTGTTCGAAATGGCCGACCGGGCCCGCAATGACGTCGAACAGAACATCTTCTTCGAAGCCATGCGCGACTTGCGCCTCAAGCGCAAAAACATCGAACGCGGCTTTCTCGAACAATTTTTCGAGGCTTTTGTCAGCCTCACCCAGTACGACATCACTCAGTCTGCCTCGCCCCAGTCGTTGGCCTTCGACACCTCGGTGGCGCTGCCCAATGACGACGTGGAGCGCAGCGTGGCAGTGGAGGCGATGGTCAGCAAAGTGCTGAACCGCGACGGCTTCGCCCTGGAGCAACTGACTGCCCGACTCAGCGCACTGCTGGGCAGGGAACTGCTCGATCGGCACAACCCCATGGGGCCGGCGATGCTCTGCGAATATTTTTTGCAGGCCGGGCGTAACCTGGGGGTGGAGATCAAGGTCAAGCTGATCATCCTCAAACTGTTCGAACGCTATGTGCTCAGGGATGCCAGTCAGCTCTACGCCGAAGCCAATCAATTGCTGGCTGCCACCGGTGTTTTACCCGACCTTAAGCCCGCCCCTGCGCGTCGGGCCACGGATCGTGCGGCTGCCGGCGTCGCTACTGATCCCGCACAGGCCAGCACTCGCGTCGGTGGCCCGCCGATCGACGACAGCGTGCAGGAAGTCTTTGCGGCGTTGCAGGAGCTGCTGTTTCACGTGCGTGGCAGTGTCGCGCCAACCCTTGAAGCCAGTGCCCGGACACAGCCGATTTCCACCCGTGACCTGATGCGCCTGCTCTCGCACTTGCAGCAATACGTGCCGGCGCCGGCAGCCCAGGACGACTTCGATCTGCGAAACCAGCTCGAACAACTGCTGACCCGGGTCAGCGTCAAAAGTGGCAAGTCACGCGTGGTTGGGGTGGCTGACGAAGACGTGATCAACCTGATCGCCATGCTCTTCGAATGCATCCTCGATGACCGCAACCTGCCGGACTCGCTCAAGGCGTTGATCGGCCGTTTGCAGATCCCGATGCTGAAAGTGGCGGTGCTCGACAAGAGCTTCTTCAGCCGCAGCAGTCACCCGGCCCGACGCCTGCTCAATGAAATCGCCACCGCAGCCATGGGTTGGGGCGAGTGCGATGACCATGAGCGCGACAGCCTGTATCTGCGCATCGAGCAAGTGGTGCAACGGTTGCTGAACGATTTTGTCGATGATCCGGCGATCTTTTCCGAATTGCTCGCAGATTTTCTCGCCTTCACCAGCGACGAGCGCCGTCGCAGTGAGCTGCTGGAGCAACGTACCCGTGACGCCGAAGAAGGCCGCGCCAGGACTGAACTGGCCCGTCAGAGCGTCGAACAGGTGCTGAATCAGGCCTTGTTGGGCAAAGTATTGCCGCAGCGGGTGGTCGTGTTTGTCCAGGAAGCGTGGAGCCAGGTGCTGCTGCTGACCTGTCTCAAGCACGGCGATCAGTCGGCCGAGTGGCACGCCGATGTGCAGTCCATGGAGCAATTGATCTGGAGCGTGCAACGTCATGATGAATCCGATGCGAGCCTGCGCTTGTTGGCGCTGGTGCCTGGATTGCTCAAGTCGTTGCGCGACGGGCTGAGCAGTTCGGCCTTCGATCCGTTCGCCACCAGCGAATTTTTCAGTGAGCTGGAAGCCTTGCACGTTCAGCTGTTCGAACGTCCAGGGCAAAAGCTTGAGCAGTCTGTCGATACTCCGGTAATGGTCGAGGTGCTGCAGGGAATCGTCCTGCGAACCGCCGACGAAGGGCCGGTCGATACGCCGTCAGTGCGCTTGCCGGAAGACGATGCCGGTCTGCTTCAGGTCGATCAACTGCGGTTGGGGTGCTGGGTCGAGTTTCAGGAAGACGAGGAAAACACCCTTCGCTGCAAGCTGGCGGCGATCATTGAAGCCGCCGGCAAGTACATTTTCGTCAATCGCACCGGGATGAAGGTGCTGGAGCGCAGCCGCACCGGTCTGGCGCTGGAATTTCGTCGTGGCGCAGTGCGCGCGCTGGACGACACCTTGCTGTTCGACCGGGCGCTGGAGTCGGTGATCGGCAACCTGCGGCGCCTCAATCGCGGCAAGTGA
- the ampD gene encoding 1,6-anhydro-N-acetylmuramyl-L-alanine amidase AmpD: protein MQLDPASGWCQGVDICPSPNFNARPSDEVSLLVIHNISLPPAQFATGKVQEFFQNRLDVTEHPYFEGIADLRVSAHFLIERDGTVTQFVSCLERAWHAGVSSFEGRETCNDFSVGIELEGTDDLPFTDAQYQALTTLTRQLQSAFTAITVERICGHCDIAPGRKTDPGPAFDWARYRAALAKAALENKE from the coding sequence ATGCAGTTGGACCCCGCGAGCGGTTGGTGTCAGGGCGTAGATATTTGCCCCTCGCCCAACTTCAATGCGCGCCCCTCGGACGAAGTTTCCCTGCTGGTGATCCACAACATCAGTTTGCCGCCTGCGCAATTCGCCACCGGCAAGGTGCAGGAATTTTTCCAGAATCGTCTGGATGTCACGGAGCATCCCTACTTTGAAGGGATCGCCGACCTGCGTGTGTCTGCGCACTTTCTGATCGAACGTGACGGCACCGTCACTCAGTTTGTCTCTTGTCTTGAGCGTGCCTGGCATGCCGGCGTCTCGAGTTTCGAAGGGCGGGAAACCTGTAACGATTTTTCCGTGGGCATCGAACTTGAAGGCACGGATGATCTGCCGTTCACCGACGCTCAGTATCAAGCGTTGACGACCCTGACCCGGCAGCTGCAAAGCGCCTTCACGGCCATCACCGTAGAGCGCATCTGCGGGCATTGCGACATCGCACCCGGGCGCAAGACTGATCCGGGACCGGCGTTTGACTGGGCACGCTATCGCGCGGCTCTGGCAAAAGCTGCTCTGGAAAATAAGGAGTAA
- the ampE gene encoding regulatory signaling modulator protein AmpE, giving the protein MSFLVLLLAVWIEKFSALRHRIQRDGGWVRELNKLEVSPRLAKSPWLILVILVLLPVALLGLLLLVLDPVAYGLLALPVHLLVVIYSLGRGDLLAGLGPFRDAWRREDLQAAAHVADRDVGICADSGEQLLERVEGHLLWEAYQSFFAVIFWYFLLGPVAALSYRLLALAEEHGQNPAVVERAAKLRHAFDWVPVRLLAASFALVGNFVAVSRVMLHELLNWNISAAQLIEKVGLVAGEIPAPVVGPDGINSLDRIWELLLRAAVLWYAGFALWTVLP; this is encoded by the coding sequence ATGAGTTTTCTGGTGTTGCTGTTGGCGGTCTGGATCGAGAAGTTCTCGGCCCTGCGTCATCGGATTCAGCGCGATGGTGGATGGGTTCGCGAGCTGAACAAGCTTGAGGTCAGTCCGCGTCTGGCGAAAAGTCCGTGGCTGATCTTGGTCATACTGGTGTTGTTGCCAGTGGCATTGCTGGGTTTGCTGCTACTGGTACTGGACCCGGTGGCTTACGGTCTGCTGGCGTTGCCGGTGCACCTGCTGGTGGTGATTTACAGTCTGGGCCGCGGTGATCTGCTGGCCGGTCTCGGGCCGTTTCGCGATGCCTGGCGCCGGGAAGACCTGCAAGCTGCCGCTCATGTAGCGGACCGCGATGTGGGTATCTGCGCCGATAGCGGCGAACAATTGCTGGAACGGGTCGAAGGGCATTTGCTGTGGGAGGCTTATCAGAGCTTTTTTGCGGTGATTTTCTGGTACTTCCTGCTGGGGCCGGTCGCGGCCCTGAGCTATCGACTGCTGGCCCTGGCCGAAGAACACGGGCAGAACCCGGCCGTGGTCGAGCGCGCGGCAAAACTGCGTCATGCGTTCGACTGGGTGCCGGTGCGTCTGCTGGCGGCGAGTTTTGCGTTGGTCGGCAACTTTGTCGCGGTCAGCCGGGTGATGCTGCACGAACTGCTGAACTGGAACATCAGCGCCGCCCAATTGATCGAGAAGGTCGGGCTGGTGGCCGGTGAAATCCCGGCACCGGTGGTCGGGCCTGACGGCATCAACAGCCTCGACCGGATCTGGGAACTGCTGCTGCGCGCGGCGGTGCTCTGGTACGCCGGTTTTGCGTTGTGGACCGTCCTTCCGTAA
- a CDS encoding IS110 family transposase, with the protein MKKHTSIDQSLSSADLSACTTVAVDLAKHVFQLAGEDALGKVHYEQRIKSREAFYEFLRQLPPHVVVLMETGPGAQAWARQLQDQGNLARILPAGLVAKHRSGPKNDRNDALAILRAGRDEKICAVPVKSVAALAMQALHRARQGYVRRRTAVSNQMRGLLLEHGIALAQGDVAISQRIPRILEDATQPVPAMLRELIDELLAEWRHLGERINVLTGRLEVAANADKTAKRLMTVRGIGPITATALVAKETKPERFPNARMFAAYFGMVPDQHSSGKTIQLGDMTKRGDSYLRSLMIQGAHAVLQQLRPDSQQPDDRRLLRWMSRLGRKDAAVRLANRNLRIVWVLLQNDQTYRRQPADGQQATMSH; encoded by the coding sequence ATGAAAAAGCATACTTCGATTGATCAATCTTTGTCTTCTGCCGATTTATCGGCCTGCACTACCGTGGCGGTCGACCTGGCCAAGCATGTTTTCCAGCTCGCCGGCGAAGACGCCCTCGGCAAGGTGCATTATGAGCAGCGGATCAAGTCGCGCGAGGCGTTCTACGAGTTTCTCCGCCAGCTGCCGCCTCATGTCGTGGTCCTGATGGAGACCGGCCCGGGCGCTCAAGCTTGGGCCCGGCAGTTGCAGGATCAAGGCAACCTGGCGCGGATCCTTCCTGCCGGTCTGGTGGCCAAGCATCGCAGCGGCCCTAAAAATGATCGTAACGATGCGCTGGCAATCCTGCGTGCCGGTCGCGACGAAAAGATCTGCGCAGTGCCGGTCAAAAGTGTCGCAGCGCTGGCCATGCAGGCACTGCATCGCGCTCGTCAAGGTTACGTGCGTCGCCGCACCGCCGTGAGTAATCAGATGCGCGGCCTGCTGCTTGAGCACGGGATTGCGCTGGCACAGGGCGACGTCGCGATCAGCCAGAGAATCCCGCGGATATTGGAGGATGCCACTCAGCCGGTGCCTGCCATGTTGCGCGAACTGATCGACGAACTGTTGGCCGAGTGGCGCCATTTGGGCGAGCGCATCAACGTCCTGACGGGACGCCTGGAAGTGGCCGCGAACGCCGACAAGACAGCCAAACGGTTGATGACTGTGCGCGGTATCGGCCCAATCACCGCTACGGCGCTGGTGGCCAAGGAAACCAAGCCTGAGCGTTTTCCCAATGCTCGCATGTTCGCCGCGTACTTCGGCATGGTCCCTGATCAGCACAGCAGCGGGAAGACGATTCAACTGGGGGACATGACCAAGCGAGGCGATAGCTATTTGCGCAGCCTGATGATCCAGGGTGCCCACGCGGTATTGCAGCAGTTGCGACCTGATTCCCAACAGCCCGACGACCGCCGTTTGTTGCGCTGGATGAGCCGATTGGGCCGCAAGGACGCAGCGGTCAGGTTGGCCAATCGCAACCTGCGCATCGTCTGGGTGCTTTTACAGAATGACCAGACTTATCGTCGCCAGCCCGCCGACGGCCAGCAAGCGACGATGAGCCACTGA